From Persicobacter psychrovividus, the proteins below share one genomic window:
- a CDS encoding alkaline phosphatase family protein, with protein MNSRIFLFLVILSNLIFTGCSPQEQSPKHVFIIGIDGLSLYGLKTANTPNLDKLSQEGVLSTSTRAVMPSITMPNWGSHLMGSGPEQHGILGNDWRVDNFKLKGVEADQDGYYPSIFKLVKEQVQGAKTAFFYNWGNLINLVNKKYLDVAEYEDHDGFKENYAKAFEFAKENKGVPTLIFLYTGSTDNAGHRYTYTSPEYVKAVEAVDQEIGHLIKNLKEANMYDKTDILVITDHGGSGYGHGGTSIEEMEIPWIIRGPGVNVNQKMSVPNDVTNTANVVASIFGINNIPSGWTGKVPEGIFVSK; from the coding sequence ATGAATAGTAGGATTTTTTTGTTTTTAGTTATTTTATCTAATTTAATATTTACAGGTTGTTCGCCACAGGAGCAATCACCTAAGCATGTTTTTATCATTGGGATTGATGGGCTGAGTCTTTATGGATTAAAGACAGCCAATACTCCGAATTTAGATAAGTTAAGCCAAGAAGGGGTACTATCTACCAGCACTCGGGCCGTGATGCCATCTATTACCATGCCGAACTGGGGTAGCCACCTGATGGGTAGTGGACCTGAGCAACATGGCATTTTGGGCAATGATTGGCGAGTAGATAATTTCAAACTGAAAGGGGTTGAAGCAGACCAAGATGGTTATTATCCATCGATTTTTAAGTTAGTGAAAGAGCAGGTTCAAGGTGCTAAAACGGCCTTCTTTTATAATTGGGGGAATTTAATTAACCTCGTCAATAAAAAGTATTTAGACGTTGCTGAATATGAAGACCATGATGGGTTCAAAGAAAATTATGCTAAAGCTTTTGAGTTTGCGAAGGAAAATAAAGGTGTACCAACATTGATTTTTCTATATACAGGCAGCACCGACAATGCGGGGCATCGTTATACTTACACCTCACCAGAATATGTCAAGGCAGTGGAAGCGGTGGATCAAGAAATAGGGCACCTGATCAAAAACCTCAAAGAGGCTAATATGTATGATAAGACGGATATTTTGGTCATTACTGATCACGGGGGATCTGGCTATGGACACGGAGGAACAAGCATAGAAGAAATGGAGATACCGTGGATTATCAGAGGCCCAGGCGTGAATGTAAATCAGAAGATGAGCGTGCCGAATGACGTTACCAATACGGCTAACGTTGTCGCATCAATCTTTGGGATTAATAATATTCCAAGCGGATGGACTGGGAAGGTACCCGAAGGAATTTTCGTTAGCAAGTAA
- a CDS encoding glycoside hydrolase family 2 TIM barrel-domain containing protein produces MRKFFILLFFVAGFAQAQDAPDWENENIIQWNREPMRAHFHTYQNREDALSLDIRKAESVSLNGKWKFKLVDKPADIIPGFFDSKYDDSKWDLINVPGNWEVEGFGTPLYVNHPYEFADKRTKYTEMDGPNPPHVPHEHNPVGLYRTEFEVPHNFKGQQVYLQLAGVKSGYYLYVNGKKVGYSQDSKLPSDFLLNKYLKAGKNTLALEVYRWTDASYLECQDFWRISGIERDVTLYAQPKKNRLKDFDLISSLSEDYKDGLFDLNIELEEAKGATVKVELFDGKEQVFEAEKQAMQALNFQTTIPAVKQWSAEFPNLYTMLITIKGKKETQYVSHRVGFRSIEITRGQLLVNGVAITIRGVNTQEHNPETGHVINEELMLKDIHLWKKYNINAARLSHYPQPSRFYELCDEYGIYVLDEANIESHGMGYGEKSLAKAPSWEKAHVARMTRMVMRDRNHPSVIFWSMGNEAGNGTNFYAGYKAIKQIDRQQRPVQYERAESDWNTDIIVPQYPSPAYFKHVGERLSDRPFIPSEYAHSMGNSLGNFQDYWDYIYAYPQLQGGFIWDWVDQGLTAYDKDGNKFFKYGGDYGENTPSDGNFLMNGIVFPDRTPHPGIFEVQKAYSPVQIKQNWENDFQLENYNDFRNLNEYKITISLLDNGVAIKDETLPVVDVLPHMGKSIDLSDFLTFTKSDGHEYFINFHVFTNAEQKGLPIGSKIYSAQFPLNSTYNDVICHQNTKSKQILNLKKTSSKLDVLSDNFKVSFDKKSGQLTSFISKGKELIYRNNGLMPDFWRAMTDNDFGSEMDVKNISWKKATYEKATSKLVSATSGDGIVRIVFEKSLKDVGAKLMTTYKVSEQGEITIENTLSRAEDKSDLPRFGVRFYVSNEFDHVRYYGKGPFENYIDRDNASLVGLYEAKVDDFFVPYSRPQENGYRTAVRYMELTNQKGDGLRISAVPGAPLGMAPGKYTTEQLDASSGYEYQSVHQLNTHPNELKENDFYQVNIDLINRGVAGIDSWYSAPLKKYQMHADKPLSFKFKITAINSDDKNNSRK; encoded by the coding sequence ATGAGAAAATTTTTTATACTTCTTTTTTTTGTGGCCGGATTCGCCCAAGCGCAAGATGCTCCCGATTGGGAAAATGAAAATATTATTCAATGGAATAGGGAACCGATGCGGGCACACTTCCATACTTATCAGAATCGGGAAGACGCGCTTTCATTGGATATTCGAAAAGCCGAAAGTGTTTCATTGAACGGAAAGTGGAAATTTAAATTGGTCGATAAACCAGCAGATATCATTCCCGGTTTTTTTGACTCAAAATATGATGATAGCAAATGGGATTTGATCAATGTTCCGGGAAACTGGGAGGTCGAAGGCTTCGGTACACCCTTGTATGTGAATCACCCCTATGAATTTGCCGATAAACGTACTAAGTACACCGAGATGGACGGTCCGAACCCACCACACGTGCCTCATGAGCACAACCCGGTAGGGCTTTACAGGACGGAGTTTGAAGTGCCCCATAATTTTAAGGGGCAACAGGTTTATCTTCAGCTTGCAGGGGTGAAAAGTGGCTATTATTTATATGTCAATGGGAAAAAAGTGGGGTATTCACAAGACTCCAAATTACCCTCTGACTTCCTGTTAAACAAATACTTGAAGGCAGGGAAAAACACATTGGCATTAGAGGTTTACCGATGGACAGATGCGAGTTATTTGGAGTGTCAGGATTTCTGGAGAATCAGTGGTATTGAGCGTGATGTAACACTATACGCACAACCAAAGAAAAACAGGCTGAAAGATTTTGACCTGATCTCCTCACTTTCTGAGGATTATAAGGATGGTCTGTTTGATTTGAATATCGAGTTGGAAGAGGCCAAGGGCGCTACCGTAAAAGTAGAATTGTTCGATGGTAAAGAGCAGGTTTTTGAAGCGGAAAAACAAGCAATGCAGGCGCTGAATTTCCAAACGACCATTCCTGCGGTTAAACAATGGTCTGCCGAATTTCCGAATCTTTACACCATGCTCATTACCATTAAAGGGAAAAAAGAAACACAGTATGTGTCGCATCGGGTGGGATTTCGTTCTATCGAAATCACGCGTGGACAACTGTTGGTCAATGGTGTTGCGATTACTATTCGTGGGGTAAACACCCAAGAACATAACCCGGAAACGGGGCATGTGATCAACGAGGAGTTGATGTTGAAGGACATCCACCTTTGGAAAAAATATAATATCAATGCGGCGAGATTATCGCACTACCCGCAGCCTTCACGATTCTATGAATTGTGTGATGAGTATGGTATTTACGTATTGGATGAAGCTAATATTGAATCTCACGGCATGGGCTATGGCGAAAAGTCTTTGGCCAAAGCGCCTTCCTGGGAGAAAGCTCATGTGGCCAGGATGACCCGTATGGTGATGCGTGATAGAAACCACCCGTCAGTAATTTTTTGGTCGATGGGCAACGAGGCAGGAAATGGCACCAATTTCTATGCCGGGTACAAAGCCATAAAGCAGATTGATCGCCAGCAGCGTCCGGTACAATACGAACGCGCTGAATCGGATTGGAATACCGACATTATTGTCCCTCAATACCCAAGTCCGGCCTATTTTAAGCATGTCGGTGAGCGATTGTCGGATCGTCCCTTTATTCCTTCTGAATATGCCCATTCGATGGGCAATAGCCTGGGTAACTTTCAAGATTATTGGGATTATATTTACGCCTACCCTCAGCTGCAGGGTGGTTTTATCTGGGATTGGGTAGATCAGGGGTTAACGGCCTATGATAAAGATGGGAACAAATTTTTTAAGTATGGAGGTGATTATGGAGAGAACACTCCTTCTGATGGAAATTTCTTGATGAACGGAATCGTATTCCCAGATCGGACACCTCATCCAGGAATTTTTGAAGTCCAAAAAGCATACTCACCTGTACAAATAAAGCAGAATTGGGAAAATGATTTTCAGCTTGAAAATTATAATGACTTCCGTAATCTGAATGAATATAAAATTACAATATCGCTGTTAGATAATGGTGTGGCAATAAAAGACGAAACGTTGCCTGTGGTAGATGTTTTACCACATATGGGTAAATCAATTGACCTGAGTGATTTCTTGACTTTCACTAAAAGCGATGGGCATGAGTATTTTATTAATTTCCATGTATTTACCAATGCTGAACAGAAAGGACTTCCAATAGGTAGCAAGATTTATAGTGCTCAATTTCCATTGAATTCCACTTATAATGATGTGATTTGTCATCAGAATACGAAATCAAAACAGATATTGAATTTGAAAAAAACTTCTTCAAAGCTTGATGTCCTATCTGATAATTTTAAGGTATCATTTGATAAAAAAAGTGGTCAGTTAACTTCATTTATCTCAAAGGGCAAAGAACTGATTTACAGGAATAATGGGTTGATGCCCGACTTTTGGAGAGCGATGACAGATAATGATTTCGGTTCAGAAATGGACGTAAAGAACATCAGCTGGAAAAAGGCGACCTATGAGAAGGCCACCAGTAAGCTGGTTTCGGCCACATCAGGGGATGGAATTGTTCGGATTGTATTTGAAAAGTCATTAAAGGATGTTGGGGCTAAATTAATGACCACTTATAAGGTGAGTGAACAGGGAGAAATAACGATTGAGAATACCTTAAGCAGGGCAGAGGACAAGTCAGATTTGCCTCGATTTGGCGTGAGATTTTATGTTTCCAATGAGTTTGACCATGTCAGATATTATGGTAAAGGACCATTCGAAAACTATATCGACAGAGACAATGCGTCTTTGGTTGGTTTGTATGAGGCTAAGGTAGATGACTTCTTTGTTCCTTATAGCCGTCCTCAGGAAAATGGTTACCGTACGGCGGTCCGTTATATGGAGCTGACGAATCAAAAGGGGGATGGTTTACGCATTTCGGCCGTTCCAGGAGCGCCTTTAGGAATGGCTCCAGGTAAATATACCACCGAACAACTTGATGCTTCATCCGGCTATGAGTACCAGTCGGTACATCAGTTGAATACTCATCCCAATGAGTTAAAGGAGAATGACTTTTATCAGGTAAATATTGATTTGATCAACCGTGGTGTTGCCGGAATCGATTCTTGGTATTCCGCTCCATTGAAAAAATACCAAATGCATGCCGATAAGCCACTATCCTTTAAATTTAAGATCACCGCTATCAATAGTGATGATAAAAATAACTCAAGAAAATAA
- a CDS encoding AraC family transcriptional regulator, which produces MNIFPEITPISDQELFVLLHHEQATFDYPVHSHKEYELSIICNSEGTRYVGDAIQSYSTFDVVLLGPNILHRWVPTDEKAPNVTVTTLQFQEDLFDSHIFNPHAFTQFLELKQNAKKGIHYQGESARKIKQLVQEIQQEVDFFRVIKFIELCNILAISVEYDLLLSEGYKANVDFMKSRRITASYEYIMQHSHRPISIHEVASQCNMSESAFSHFFKKCTNKSFTQFLLDIRLGRVYQYLIETNRSVSEICYDCGFNNLSNFNRAFKKAKGMTPLAFRKKYNSLD; this is translated from the coding sequence ATGAATATTTTTCCAGAAATAACACCCATTTCAGATCAGGAGTTATTTGTTTTATTGCATCATGAACAGGCGACCTTTGATTACCCTGTTCATTCTCATAAAGAATATGAATTATCAATCATTTGTAATAGTGAGGGGACACGCTATGTTGGGGATGCTATTCAGTCGTACAGCACTTTTGATGTCGTTTTGTTGGGGCCAAATATTCTACACCGCTGGGTACCGACCGATGAAAAAGCACCGAATGTAACGGTAACCACCTTGCAGTTTCAGGAGGATTTATTTGATAGCCATATTTTTAATCCCCATGCATTCACACAGTTTTTGGAGCTAAAACAAAATGCTAAAAAGGGGATACATTATCAGGGGGAAAGTGCCCGAAAGATTAAGCAGCTGGTGCAGGAAATTCAACAGGAAGTAGATTTTTTTAGGGTGATCAAGTTTATAGAGCTGTGTAATATTTTGGCGATTTCTGTAGAGTATGACCTGCTGCTTTCTGAGGGCTACAAAGCCAATGTGGATTTTATGAAAAGCCGCAGAATTACCGCATCGTATGAATATATCATGCAGCATTCCCATCGGCCAATCAGTATTCATGAAGTGGCCAGCCAGTGTAATATGTCGGAGTCGGCCTTCAGTCATTTTTTCAAAAAATGCACCAACAAAAGTTTCACCCAGTTTTTGCTTGATATTCGCCTGGGCAGGGTATATCAGTATTTGATTGAAACCAACCGAAGTGTTTCGGAAATTTGTTATGATTGCGGATTCAACAATCTGTCGAATTTTAATCGGGCATTTAAAAAGGCCAAAGGAATGACTCCCCTGGCCTTTAGAAAAAAATACAATAGCTTGGATTAA
- a CDS encoding DUF4922 domain-containing protein — translation MELKEQLELIYHNAFENGYLSESKLTDNDRYIFYKFKEDIFYKVQVNHARSKYSDALLDQKGKKTALAKGAQCLICHENSQQKHNLETVNLTLKDHKYFIQLTPFPLYPKHFVVVDRAHQPMEVSPKRLSHLLSLLEQLPDYTVVSNSDRFNAGASILSHHHFQMIHKTDFPIFTAKERMHQSFENIQMSCLNFPIFALKLRTMEPERLTEMMGGLLDYWRGKDDENTFNIIARKNNGYFECYLIFRNPQFLTQPKELIYKSEGVGVIEVCGEGVFPTPTTRDLMGEIQKDGGEILHRIISSLNPIREDFADQFEEMISSLHLNMV, via the coding sequence ATGGAACTAAAGGAACAACTTGAGTTAATTTATCATAATGCATTTGAAAATGGATATTTATCAGAAAGCAAACTTACAGATAATGACCGTTATATTTTCTATAAATTTAAAGAAGATATTTTTTATAAAGTTCAGGTAAATCACGCTCGTTCAAAGTATTCGGACGCATTACTTGATCAAAAAGGGAAGAAAACCGCATTGGCTAAAGGGGCTCAATGTTTGATTTGTCATGAAAATAGCCAACAGAAGCATAATTTGGAGACGGTTAATTTGACGTTGAAAGACCATAAATACTTTATTCAACTGACTCCCTTCCCTTTATATCCCAAGCATTTTGTGGTGGTGGACAGGGCCCATCAACCCATGGAAGTGTCCCCCAAACGTTTGTCACATTTACTTTCCTTACTCGAACAGCTTCCTGATTACACGGTAGTATCCAATTCTGATCGCTTTAATGCAGGGGCATCGATATTGTCTCATCATCACTTTCAGATGATTCACAAAACGGACTTTCCCATATTTACAGCAAAAGAACGAATGCACCAGTCGTTCGAAAACATTCAGATGAGCTGTTTGAATTTCCCAATATTTGCCCTGAAATTGCGTACGATGGAGCCAGAACGATTAACAGAAATGATGGGCGGCTTGCTTGATTATTGGAGAGGAAAGGATGATGAAAATACCTTTAACATTATTGCCCGCAAAAATAATGGCTACTTCGAGTGCTATTTGATTTTTAGAAATCCGCAATTTTTGACCCAGCCCAAGGAGTTGATTTATAAATCCGAAGGGGTAGGGGTGATTGAGGTATGTGGTGAAGGGGTTTTTCCGACACCTACAACGAGAGATCTAATGGGGGAGATCCAAAAGGATGGAGGGGAGATTTTACATCGAATTATTTCTTCCCTAAATCCAATTAGAGAAGACTTTGCCGATCAATTCGAGGAGATGATTTCCTCTTTACACCTTAACATGGTCTAA
- a CDS encoding aminoglycoside phosphotransferase family protein produces the protein MSENKLICIADQFNIGHKAVEIIPFGSGHINDTYKVTCTNKSEFILQRINHQIFTDVDGLMSNIEKVTHHIRSKISTDVDRATLTVIPTKNNELYYYQQNLGYWRLYKMIKDAKTYEQTETAEQAFQCGMGFGEFHRQLADFPPHELSETIKGFHCLENRLQQFEHALKHAEVGRLAMAKPEIEFINGRIAQMRDFVALELPKRITHNDTKLNNIMFDQQDNILCVIDLDTVMPGLVAYDFGDAIRTIGNTGAEDEKDLSKIQFNLTSYHAFAEGYVNKMGATLTPLELESLPFSCRYITYIIGLRFLTDFLSNDVYFKTKYAEHNLVRCRTQLKLISEMEAVFDQMNISLNSKICR, from the coding sequence ATGTCAGAAAATAAATTAATTTGTATAGCCGATCAATTCAATATCGGTCATAAAGCAGTCGAAATAATCCCTTTTGGTTCGGGGCACATCAATGATACCTATAAGGTAACTTGTACAAATAAATCTGAGTTTATACTTCAAAGAATTAATCATCAGATATTTACCGATGTGGATGGTTTGATGTCCAATATAGAGAAAGTCACCCATCATATTCGATCAAAAATATCGACTGATGTTGATCGAGCTACGCTGACTGTCATCCCAACAAAAAATAATGAGTTATATTATTATCAGCAAAATTTAGGCTACTGGAGGCTTTATAAAATGATTAAAGATGCCAAAACCTACGAACAGACCGAAACTGCAGAGCAGGCTTTTCAGTGTGGAATGGGCTTTGGTGAATTTCACCGACAGCTGGCTGATTTTCCGCCTCACGAATTATCGGAGACAATCAAAGGGTTTCATTGTTTGGAAAATCGGCTTCAGCAATTTGAGCATGCGTTAAAACATGCTGAAGTTGGACGTCTTGCAATGGCAAAGCCTGAAATTGAATTTATCAATGGTAGAATAGCTCAGATGAGGGATTTTGTTGCTTTGGAATTACCTAAAAGAATCACTCACAATGACACCAAGCTGAACAATATCATGTTTGATCAACAGGATAATATTCTTTGTGTGATTGATTTGGATACCGTCATGCCTGGTTTGGTTGCCTATGATTTTGGTGATGCTATTCGGACCATTGGAAACACCGGTGCAGAAGACGAAAAAGATTTATCTAAAATTCAGTTCAACCTAACGTCTTATCATGCCTTTGCAGAAGGGTATGTTAATAAAATGGGAGCTACATTAACCCCTTTAGAATTAGAATCCCTACCATTCTCTTGTAGATATATTACTTATATTATTGGTTTAAGATTTTTAACCGATTTTCTGAGTAATGACGTGTATTTTAAAACCAAGTATGCAGAACACAATTTAGTGCGTTGTAGAACACAATTGAAACTTATTTCGGAGATGGAAGCAGTTTTTGATCAAATGAATATTTCATTGAATTCGAAAATTTGTAGATAA